The Flavobacterium commune genome contains the following window.
CGATTACTTTTTCTAAGTCTTTTTTGTATTTGTCTTTAACAAATTTAGATGCTTTTAGTAAACGAATAGGATTTTTTTGCTTAGTATCCTTCATTGCTTTACGCAGCTTTTTGTCTGAAATCTTGCTGTTTCCCGTAAAATCGATACTGCTGATTTTTATTTTATCACCTTTGTCAACACTCACCACCATATTAACCTGATTGATGGCCGAGGTGTCTTTTACTGTGTTGATATTGACTTTAGTATTAAAAAAACCGTCTTTTTTATACTTGTTTTCGATGTAGTTTTTAGTAGTGGTAATCAGGTTTTCGTTTACTACTTTTCCTTTTGTAAGGCTGTTATCCTTGATTAAAGCTTCGGTTTTGCTTTTTTTAACGCCTACAAATTTGACATCATTTAGTTTAGGAAGTTCTTTGATGTCTAAATCCAGATAGATACTGTCGTTTTCAATACGATTAACGTAAAAGGAAATTTCGTCAAAAAGGCCTAGTTTTCCTAGTTTTTTGATAGCCGAGCTTATTTCTTCTCCTGGTACTGTAATTTCCTGCCCTTTTTGCAAACCGGCAAAAGTAACTACTGTTTGGTCGTTAAAACTGATCTTATTGGTCAATTCAACCTTGGCTAAAATGTATTTTTTTCCTTGGTCAAATGGTACTCTGTCTTGTGCCTTAATTTGTGAAAAACTTCCCAGAAATACTAGGGTAAGTAATGCCTTGATACTTTTATTCAACACTAAAAAATTATTTAATTTGTTCACTTGTTTTTCCAAATCTACGTTCTCTTTTTTGATAACTCATGAGTGCCTCATAGAGGTGCTCTTCTCTGAAATCAGGCCACATAACTTCAGAAAAAAATAATTCAGCATAAGCAATTTGCCATAGTAAGAAATTGCTTATTCTGTGTTCTCCACTTGTTCTAATTAATAAATCTACATCGGGTAGATTTTGCGTGTAAAGATGCTCATTTATAATTGAATCGTCAATAGCGTCAATTGAAATTATATTATTTTTAACTTTATCAGAAATCTTCTTTACCGCATTGACTATTTCCTCTCTTGAACCATAACTGAGGGCTAGTGTTAAGGTCATTCGGGTATTGTTTTTTGTTTTTTCCATAACCTCCAGAAGTTCTTTTTGAGCTGATTTTGGCATCATCTCTAAGTTTCCGATGGTATTGAGTTTGATATTGTTTTCCTGAAAAGTAATGAACTCTTTTTGCAATGACTTAATCAAAATTTTCATCAGGGTATCTACCTCAAGCTTGGGTCTGTTCCAGTTTTCGGTAGAAAACGCATATAATGTTAAGTTTTCAATGCCTAATTTAACACAGTTTTCTATAGTTATTTTTACTGATTTTGTGCCGTTTTCATGGCCTATTGTTCTTAATAAGCCTTGTTTTTTAGCCCAACGACCATTACCATCCATGATGATAGCAAGGTGTTTAGGTAAATTATTTTTATTTAAAGTGTCCAGTACGCTCATTTTTTATTGTGCACAGTAGCAAGGTTTTTCGCCAAAGGTATAAGTTAATGTTATCCCCGAAAAAACATACCAATCATTATTATTTAAATTTCCAAAACGCAATACACTTAAGCTGTTTTCTTTAGGGTTGCTGCCGTCAAGATTGTCAGTAAATGTATAGCGCGCTCCAGCCTCAACTCCTAATACAAAACTCCTTGAAATTTTGGATTTTATTCCTACAATCATCGGAATTGCAATGCCGCTTCTTCCGTTATTTTTTTTTGTTTCCCCCAGTTCGATATATAAGTCGTCATACCTTAAAAAATTTATTCCCGAAGACACATAAGGTGTGATTTTACGGTCTAAAGTATGAAGATCAAAATCGAAAAAGTTGAATTCAAGGGCTAAAGATAGTTCTTTTATGCTATTTTCAAAATGATAGCCTCTCAGACTTCTGCCAGGTTCTTCAGAATCGCGATCATCAGCAGTTATTGTGGACTGTGAATAGGAGATTCTCCAGGAATGTCTGGGACTTTTGTTCCATTTGTATAAAACGCCAAAAGTAGGTTCGTTAGGAGCGATATAAGTGGTCGAACCTACATCGCCAATGTAGTTGCTTCCGCCAATAAAAACTCCTATTTCGTGTATTTGTGCCTGTAAACTCACGCTTAGCAATAAACCTATTATTACGCTTAAAAATTTTTTCATTTTCATAGAAAATTCTGCAAATATAATAATTATCAATACGAAACAATGCTCATTAAAATAAATGTACTTTTTTTTGAAAAAAAATCCATTTATCTTAATCAGAACTCGTTTTGCTTATACTTAAACGATAAATTTTGATGGTATTGTATAAATTAGCAGATAAAAAAAACTAATTTCTTTTGTCTTCTCCCCAAAGCAATTTGCTTCTTAAGGTTTTTAAGAAAGTTTCGTTAGGTATTTCGACCATATTAATTTGGAATGGTGTTTTTTTAATTGTTAAAACCGATTCGTTTCCTATAGATGTAATTCTGGAATCCAAAGAAACCAAATAATTTTCTTCTCTACCCGAAACCTTTAGCATGATTTCAGTTTCGTCAGGAATTACAAGTGGTCTTGCGTTAAGATTATGAGGGGCAATAGGTGTAATGACTAAGCTTTTTACATCAGGAGTTAAAATGGGACCACCACAACTCAAAGAATAACCTGTGGATCCTGTAGGTGTCGAAATGATAAGTCCGTCAGCCCAGTAGGAGTTTAGAATTTCTCCATTGAGATAAGTTTCTATCGTTATCATCGATGTGGTGTCTTTTCGACTAACAGAAACCTCGTTCATGGCAAAGTTGATGTCGTTTAAAGCTTCGTTTTCCGGTGTTGCAGTTAGGCTTAACAGCGTTCTTTTAGAAAGAGTATATTTTTTATCGATTACAATTTGTAAAAATTCGTCGATTTTTTCTTTTTGAACTGTAGCCAAAAAGCCCAGTCTTCCTGCGTTAATCCCTAATATTGGAATTCCGGAATTTCTAACCAGCGTAGCAGCTCTTAAAATGGTTCCGTCCCCTCCAATACTTAAAAGCATATCAAAACTCGAATCCAATTCGGTGTGGGAACAAAAGGTTTTGTATTCCTTTTCGATTATTTTTTTTTCCTGAATTAAAGCTAAGAACTTAGATTCGATGACTATTTCTATATTTCTTTTGTTAAAAAACACAAAGATGTCTTTTATGATTGGTTCTGTACTATTTTGATAATATTGACCGTAAATGGCTATTTTCATTGGGTTTACATGTTAAGATATTTGTCTAAATAGTCTGAACGTTCTTTTAAGTTAGTAATATATGAGTCTTCGTGGTGTTCGGAGATAATTTCGTAATTGTATCTTCTAAAAGTCTGGATGATTTCATTGATAGCTCCCGAACTGATTTTTATGGTTACTTCAACGCTGTCAATATCGGATTCTGAGATAAACAATCCTAAGAGTTTACCATTATTGCTTTCAACAATTTGGGTAATTTGACTCATTGAATAATCCAAAATGCCTTTTTTTATTTTTACGATGGCTCCCTGTTCTTTTATGAAAGGCGTTTGGTGGAAAAAATTGATAATATCTTCCATTTCATAATAGCCTACATATTTGTTGTTCTCGTCCAGAACCGGAATTAAATTCGAATGGTTTTTTGCAAAAACTTCTAAAACTTCCATCCAGATAGCATCAGTCCTGATAAAGAAAGTTTCCAGGCTGTATCTGTAGTCCTGAACTTTTTTTTCTTCTTCAAAAGTTTCAACATCTTCGGCCGAAATACTTCCTATGTAGATACCTTCTTCAACTATTGGGAAATGAGAAAAATTGAAATCGCCCAAAAATTCCCTAACAGCTTCAATAGTTTCTTGGCTGTCAATGGGTTTGAAATCGTTGGTAATGTAGTTTGTAATTTCCATTTTGTTTGAATGCTCAATTTTTATGCAAAATAATCAAAAAAAGGCAAATTCGCCTAGCTTTTACTTTGTATTTTTGTAACCAAATTATAGTTTTTCGTAATCAAAAATTGTTCCAATGACAAAATTAAGTGTAAACATCAATAAAATAGCTACTTTACGTAATGCCCGGGGAGGAAATGTTCCTGATTTATTAAAAGTAGCCAGCGATATTCAAAAATTTGGAGGACAGGGAATCACCATTCATCCGCGTCCCGATGAGCGTCACATCCGTTATCAGGATGCCCGCGATTTGAAATCAATTGTTTACACCGAATTCAATATCGAAGGAAATCCACAGCATAATTTTATTGATTTAGTGTTAGAGTGTAAACCTGACCAGGTGACCTTGGTTCCCGATGCTATTGGTGCCATTACTTCTTCGGCGGGTTGGGACACGGTAAAAAATCAAGCCTATTTGACCGAGATGATTCAGGAATTCCAGCGCAACGGAATTCGTACTTCTATTTTTGTTGACCCAGCATTAGAAATGATTGAAGGTGCTAAAAAAACCGGAACCGACAGAATCGAATTATATACCGAAGCTTTTGCTCATCAATACAGCGCAGGAAATGAAAAAGGAATTACTCCTTATGTGGAATCGGCTGTTTTGGCTAACGAATTGGGGCTAGGTATCAATGCCGGACACGATTTAAGTTTAGATAACATTCAGTTTTTTAAAGAAAATATTCCCGGCTTATTAGAGGTTTCCATTGGTCACGCTTTAATTGCCGAGGCTTTATATTTAGGTTTAGAAAACGTGGTTAATATGTATCTGCGAAAATTAAAATAATTTCAATTGATTGAAGATTAAGCAGAAATTTTTTCTGCAATCTAAAATCTGCAATCTAAAATCTGCAATCAAATGCTTTATTCAAAAATAGAAGGAGAAGGGAAACCTTTTTTAATCATACACGGATTTCTTGGAATGTCCGATAATTGGAAAACTTTAGGGCAGCAATTTGCCGGCGAAGGTTTTCAGGTTCATATGCTCGATATGCGCAATCACGGGCGAAGTTTTCAATCATCAGCATTTAGTTATGAATTAATGGTTCAGGATGTTTTTGACTATTGTCAGGATCATGCTTTGCAATCTATTAATATTTTAGGGCACTCGATGGGAGGGAAAATAGCGATGCTTTTTGCAACCCGATATCCGGAAATGGTCGAAAAATTAATTGTTGCCGATATTGGCCCTAAGTATTATGCGCCACATCATCAAACTATTTTGGCAGGATTAAACGCCGTAGATTTTTCGGTTAAACCAAGTCGCGCCGATGTTGAAGCAACTTTAGGGCAATACATCACCGATTTTGGAACTAAGCAATTTTTGTTGAAAAACCTCTATTGGCAAGAACCGGGACAATTGGCTTTCAGATTTAATCTTGCTATTTTAACTAAAGAAGTTGAAGAAATAGGAGTGCCTTTGCCATCAGAATTAGTTTTTGAAAAACCAACACTTTTTATTCGTGGCGGAAGTTCGAATTATATTTTAGATTCAGATGTTGAGGATATAGCCATTCATTTTCCATTGATGAAACTGGAAACCATTCCAAATGCCGGACACTGGCTTCATGCCGAAAACCCGGCCTTGTTTTATCAAATGGTGATTTCGTTTTTAAAATAAATTTGTTCAAACAATTTTATATAAAGCAGTAACTTTTGAGTTGCTGCTTTTTTTATGGTAAGATGTTTTGATAAATGTAAAAAAAACACTTATGTTTGTGCTCTTCGAAAAATGATATTATTTTTCTTAAATTAAAATGAGTAATTAACCACCAAACCAAAATAAAATGACTGCGACAATTTATCCTATTTTCTTAAAACGTATTGAATCCATAAGAGTTGTTATGTGTCTATTAGCAATTCTTTTTTTGCAAAGTTGCGGTTCAGTAAAAAATAATCGCTCTTCAAAAGAGAAAATGAGTGCTTATTTAATGACTTATTTTAAAGATGATACACATGGATTGTATTTTGCATTAAGTAAAGACGGTTATACTTTTACCGATGTGAACAACGCAAAACCAGTTATTGCCGGTGATACTATTGCCGAACAAAAGGGAATTCGTGATCCTTATATCATGCGTGGAAACGATGGCTATTTTTATTTGGCAATGACCGATTTGCATATTTATGGTAAACAAAAAGGTTATCGTGAAACCGAATGGGAACGTCCTGGGGATAAATATGACTGGGGAAATAATAGGGATTTGGTCTTAATGAAATCAAAAGATTTGATTCATTGGTCACATTCTATTTTAGATATTGACAAGATGTATCCGGAGTGGAATGTAGGTTGCGTTTGGGCACCCGAATTGATTTATGACGACGTAAAAGGTAGAATCATGATTTATTTCACCATGCGTAAAGCTAAGGGGAAAACTAAATTGTATTATGCTTACATGAATAAGGAGTTTACGGCATTGGAAACAACTCCGGAAATTCTTTTTGAGTATCCGGATAGTACGAAACAGGTTTTAGATGCTGATATTACTAAACTTCCTGATGGAAGATTTTGTATGATGTATGTTGCGCAGGAAAATCCGGGTGGTATTAAAATGGCATTTTCGGATAAAATAAATTCGGGTTATGTGTACCAGCCTGAGCAAGTTGATTTTGAGAAAAAATCATGTGAAGCTCCCAATGTGTTTCAACGTATCGGTGAAAATAAATGGGTTTTGATGTACGATATTTTTAGTGTAAATCCACACAACTTCGGATTTGCGGAGACCAGCGATTTTAAAACGTTTACTAATCTTGGTCATTTTGATGAAGGAGTGATGAAACGTACTAATTTTTCGGTTCAAAAGCATGGTTCGGTAATTCATCTGACTAAAAAAGAAGCGGAGCTTTTAGCTAAACATTGGAATATGAATTTTTCATTTGACAAATAAAAACAGCACAACATGAATAAGTATTTATTAAAAACAATTCTTTTTACGGTTGCAGGTTTTTCAGGTTTGCTTGCCCAAAATAAAAAAATGGAAGGCTACTTATTTGCTTATTTTGAAGGCAAAGGGCCAGGCGAAAAACAAGAACAACTGCGTTTTGCCGTGAGTGATGATGCGGTGAACTGGAAAGCGTTAAACAATAATGAGCCTGTTGTGGCCTCTAAGGATATTTCTAATACAGGAGGAATTCGGGATCCCCATATTCTTAGAAGTGCCGATGGAAACAGTTTTTATATGACGGCTACCGATATGAACACCAAGAAAAATGGATGGGATTACAATCCGGGAATTGTTTTGATGCATTCTAATAATCTTTTGGATTGGAAATCGTCGGTAATTGATTTGGAAAAATTATACCCTAAAAAATTTAAAGACATCAAATGGGTGTGGGCTCCACAGACTTTTTATGATACCAAAGCTAAGAAGTATCTGATTTATTTTACGGTACGTTTTAAATATAATGAGAAGCTTGATTTCTATTGTGCTTATGCCAATAAAGATTTTACAGCTTTTGAGCAAGAGCCAAAATTGATGTTTAGTCCAAAAGACGGTGCTATTGATGGCGATATTATTTATAAAGATGGGATGTATCACTTCTTTTATAAAGGAAATACAAAAGACGAAAACGGAAAAGAAATCAAAAATGGTATCAAGCAGGCTACGAGTAAGAAGCTTCAAGGACCCTGGAAAGAAAGTTTCGAATATTTAGATTATTATGCCGATAAAAAAACAGGTGTAGAAGGTTCATCAGTTTTTAAATTGAATAATAGCGACGAATATATTTTAATGTATGATTTGTATTCCAGTGGGCGTTATGAATTTCAACGTTCTAAAGATTTGTTTCATTTTACAGATAAAACCGAATCGTTTACCAAAGATTTCTTCCCGCGACATGGGAGCGTAATTGGCATTACAAAAGAAGAAGCCAAAAGGTTAAATGAAAAATGGGGTGGTGTTCCTCAAAGTTTACTGACCTCAAAGGATGGAACATTCCAATTTAAGGCAGAAGGAAATCCAATAATCAAACATAAGTTTACAGCTGATCCGGCAGCTTTTGTTGAAAAAGATACTTTGTGGTTGTTTACAGGACATGATTTTGAAGGTGGTCAGAAAGGATATAAATTGAAAGATTGGCTGGTTTTTTCAACTACCGATTTGAAAAATTGGACGGAATATCCGGTGCCGTTAAAAATTGAAGATTTTAAATGGGATAAGACCAATGATGCTTATGCAGGTCAAACCATCAAAAGAAATGGGAAGTATTATTGGTATATCAGTACTAATGGTTCCGGAATAGGGGTGGCTGTGTCTGATAAACCGCAGGGGCCTTATAAAGATGCTATTGGAAAACCATTGTTGACTAATGCTGATTGTTTTGCATCTACACATTCCTGGACTTGTATTGATCCTTCCGTTTTTATAGATGATGATGGGCAGGCTTGGTTGTTTTGGGGTAATGGAGTTTGCTATTACGCAAAACTAAAAGAAAACATGATTGAAATTGACGGTCCA
Protein-coding sequences here:
- a CDS encoding isoprenyl transferase codes for the protein MSVLDTLNKNNLPKHLAIIMDGNGRWAKKQGLLRTIGHENGTKSVKITIENCVKLGIENLTLYAFSTENWNRPKLEVDTLMKILIKSLQKEFITFQENNIKLNTIGNLEMMPKSAQKELLEVMEKTKNNTRMTLTLALSYGSREEIVNAVKKISDKVKNNIISIDAIDDSIINEHLYTQNLPDVDLLIRTSGEHRISNFLLWQIAYAELFFSEVMWPDFREEHLYEALMSYQKRERRFGKTSEQIK
- the porG gene encoding type IX secretion system protein PorG; its protein translation is MKKFLSVIIGLLLSVSLQAQIHEIGVFIGGSNYIGDVGSTTYIAPNEPTFGVLYKWNKSPRHSWRISYSQSTITADDRDSEEPGRSLRGYHFENSIKELSLALEFNFFDFDLHTLDRKITPYVSSGINFLRYDDLYIELGETKKNNGRSGIAIPMIVGIKSKISRSFVLGVEAGARYTFTDNLDGSNPKENSLSVLRFGNLNNNDWYVFSGITLTYTFGEKPCYCAQ
- a CDS encoding NAD kinase; translation: MKIAIYGQYYQNSTEPIIKDIFVFFNKRNIEIVIESKFLALIQEKKIIEKEYKTFCSHTELDSSFDMLLSIGGDGTILRAATLVRNSGIPILGINAGRLGFLATVQKEKIDEFLQIVIDKKYTLSKRTLLSLTATPENEALNDINFAMNEVSVSRKDTTSMITIETYLNGEILNSYWADGLIISTPTGSTGYSLSCGGPILTPDVKSLVITPIAPHNLNARPLVIPDETEIMLKVSGREENYLVSLDSRITSIGNESVLTIKKTPFQINMVEIPNETFLKTLRSKLLWGEDKRN
- a CDS encoding CBS domain-containing protein, with amino-acid sequence MEITNYITNDFKPIDSQETIEAVREFLGDFNFSHFPIVEEGIYIGSISAEDVETFEEEKKVQDYRYSLETFFIRTDAIWMEVLEVFAKNHSNLIPVLDENNKYVGYYEMEDIINFFHQTPFIKEQGAIVKIKKGILDYSMSQITQIVESNNGKLLGLFISESDIDSVEVTIKISSGAINEIIQTFRRYNYEIISEHHEDSYITNLKERSDYLDKYLNM
- a CDS encoding pyridoxine 5'-phosphate synthase, encoding MTKLSVNINKIATLRNARGGNVPDLLKVASDIQKFGGQGITIHPRPDERHIRYQDARDLKSIVYTEFNIEGNPQHNFIDLVLECKPDQVTLVPDAIGAITSSAGWDTVKNQAYLTEMIQEFQRNGIRTSIFVDPALEMIEGAKKTGTDRIELYTEAFAHQYSAGNEKGITPYVESAVLANELGLGINAGHDLSLDNIQFFKENIPGLLEVSIGHALIAEALYLGLENVVNMYLRKLK
- a CDS encoding alpha/beta fold hydrolase: MLYSKIEGEGKPFLIIHGFLGMSDNWKTLGQQFAGEGFQVHMLDMRNHGRSFQSSAFSYELMVQDVFDYCQDHALQSINILGHSMGGKIAMLFATRYPEMVEKLIVADIGPKYYAPHHQTILAGLNAVDFSVKPSRADVEATLGQYITDFGTKQFLLKNLYWQEPGQLAFRFNLAILTKEVEEIGVPLPSELVFEKPTLFIRGGSSNYILDSDVEDIAIHFPLMKLETIPNAGHWLHAENPALFYQMVISFLK
- a CDS encoding glycoside hydrolase family 43 protein yields the protein MTATIYPIFLKRIESIRVVMCLLAILFLQSCGSVKNNRSSKEKMSAYLMTYFKDDTHGLYFALSKDGYTFTDVNNAKPVIAGDTIAEQKGIRDPYIMRGNDGYFYLAMTDLHIYGKQKGYRETEWERPGDKYDWGNNRDLVLMKSKDLIHWSHSILDIDKMYPEWNVGCVWAPELIYDDVKGRIMIYFTMRKAKGKTKLYYAYMNKEFTALETTPEILFEYPDSTKQVLDADITKLPDGRFCMMYVAQENPGGIKMAFSDKINSGYVYQPEQVDFEKKSCEAPNVFQRIGENKWVLMYDIFSVNPHNFGFAETSDFKTFTNLGHFDEGVMKRTNFSVQKHGSVIHLTKKEAELLAKHWNMNFSFDK
- a CDS encoding family 43 glycosylhydrolase translates to MNKYLLKTILFTVAGFSGLLAQNKKMEGYLFAYFEGKGPGEKQEQLRFAVSDDAVNWKALNNNEPVVASKDISNTGGIRDPHILRSADGNSFYMTATDMNTKKNGWDYNPGIVLMHSNNLLDWKSSVIDLEKLYPKKFKDIKWVWAPQTFYDTKAKKYLIYFTVRFKYNEKLDFYCAYANKDFTAFEQEPKLMFSPKDGAIDGDIIYKDGMYHFFYKGNTKDENGKEIKNGIKQATSKKLQGPWKESFEYLDYYADKKTGVEGSSVFKLNNSDEYILMYDLYSSGRYEFQRSKDLFHFTDKTESFTKDFFPRHGSVIGITKEEAKRLNEKWGGVPQSLLTSKDGTFQFKAEGNPIIKHKFTADPAAFVEKDTLWLFTGHDFEGGQKGYKLKDWLVFSTTDLKNWTEYPVPLKIEDFKWDKTNDAYAGQTIKRNGKYYWYISTNGSGIGVAVSDKPQGPYKDAIGKPLLTNADCFASTHSWTCIDPSVFIDDDGQAWLFWGNGVCYYAKLKENMIEIDGPVKKIDFEGLQFTEAPWVHKKNGKYYLSYATGFPEKIAYAMADNIEGPYEYKGILNEIAGNSNTNHQAILEFKGKPYFIYHNGAIKTNGSSYSRSVCIDKLEYNNDGTIKRIVMTTEGVIK